From the Pediococcus acidilactici genome, the window ACGACTTGCTCGACCACTTGCGACTTAGCCGTAGGAAGGACGTCGTAGATGCCCTGGTAATATCCTCGGCCAGTCGCTAAAAGCGGCATTAGTAAAAACATGGTCGCCACCACCCGCAGCATCGGTGCTAATTGGGGATCCCCCATTGCCTGGGCAATGGGATGGGCGCCCCCGACTAATACCAAAAATATCGTGACGGAAAGTACTGCTAAGATCATCAAAGAATATTGGCTAAGCACCAACTTTTTTCTTTGATCAGGCTCCTCAGCAATGATTTTAGAAATAAAGTTGGGGTAGCCGTTAAGCGCAAAGGTCATCCCAATTCCGTAAATCGGATAGATTTGCTGGTATACGTAAAATCCAGTGTTGCCCACCAAATTTTGCAGTGGAATGCGGTATACGGCGCTTAAAATCTTAGCGATAATTGCGGCAACCGACAGGATAAATGCTCCTTGCATTACTTTTTGCTCGGTTATTTTTTTCAAATCGCTTCCTCACAAATATTCAGCTAATTTTTTAACGTAACTCATTAGTTGTTCAAACCAATCCGATTGTTGCATTTGCGGTTGAATAACTAACTTTATATGCATTTTATCATTTGATTCCGCCACTGTCGCTCGTAGTTTGGTAACTGATAACGCAGCAAAGACGTTTTCCCCACTAATTCTTTGACTTGCTGCCGGCGTTAAAGTAATAAATAAATTACCGTTTTTACGTTCAATTTTTTCTACCTGAGCAGCATCCGCGTGTAATTTTAGCTCGGTAACTTTAATTAAGTTTGCTACTTCGGTCGGATATTCGCCAAACCGGTCAATCAAGTCATCCACCACGTCCATCAAGCCTTCGGTAGAGTCTACCTGACGAAGACGTTTGTAGAATTCGATTTTTTGTTGTGGGTCTTCGATATACGTACTTGGTAGAAAAGCTTCAATTTCCAAGTCGATCTCACTATCGGACCGTTTTGGAACTTGCTTACCCTGTTTTTGCTTAACTGCGTCAGCCAGCATTTGCGTGTATAAATCGTAACCAACCGAATCAATAAACCCGTGTTGTTGCTTTCCAAGCAAATTGCCCGCGCCCCGGATGGAAAGGTCTCGCATAGCGATTTTAAAGCCGGACCCCAGCTCCGTGAAGTCTTTAATGGCTTCCAACCGTTTTTCACCTAATTCAGTTAACACCCGGTCCCTTTGATATAGGAAGTACGCGTACGCCACCCGGGAAGAACGTCCAATCCGCCCCCGCAGCTGGTACAGCTGGGAAAGCCCCATGTGATCGGCGTTTTCCACAAATAAAGTATTGGCGTTAGGAATGTCGATTCCGGTTTCGATAATCGTAGTCGTTACTAGTACGTCATATTCACCTTCGATGAAGTCAAACAAAATGTCTTCAAGTTGTTTTTCAGTCATCTGCCCGTGAATGTAGGCAACCCGGGCCTCGGGTACCAACGCCTCGATTTGGGCGACCACTTTTTCAATATCTTGCACCCGGTTATGCAAGAAAAACACCTGGCCATCTCGACGGATTTCTCGCATAATTCCTTCACGAATAATGCCAGCGTTCTCCTCGACCACGTAGGTTTGAATCGGGTACCGGTTAGTTGGCGGTGTTTCAATTACCGAAAGATCCCGCACCCCAATCATCGACATGTTTAGGGTTCGCGGAATCGGGGTAGCCGTAAGGGTCAAGACATCCACTTGGGAACGCAATGCCTTAATCCGTTCCTTGTGCTTCACCCCAAAACGCTGCTCTTCGTCGATTACTAGCAATCCTAAATCCTTAAACTGCACGTCCTTTGACAATAACCGGTGGGTTCCCACCACAATGTCAATGGTTCCGTCAGCCAACCCCTCCAACGCTTCCTTGATCTGTGCGTTAGTTTGAAACCGGGATAGCATCGCGGTTGTGACTGGATAATCTTCAAAACGATCGTTCATCGTATCAAAGTGTTGTTGTGCCAAAATCGTGGTGGGAACGAGAATTGCCACCTGCTTGCCGCCTTCGATGGCTTTAAAAGCAGCTCGGAGGGCTACCTCAGTTTTCCCGTAACCCACGTCTCCCACTAGCAAACGATCCATCGGCCGTGGCTTTTCCATATCCTCCTTAACTTCCTTGATCGACCGGAGTTGGTCGGGAGTTTCGGTATAAGGAAAATCATTTTCAAATTGCAATTGCAAGTCGTCATCCGGCGGAAAAGCAAATCCTTTTTCAGCTTCTCGCTTAGCATATAGCTCAATTAAGTCGTCCGCAATGTCTTCAATTTTTGAAGCAACGTGCTGCTTAGTTTTTGCCCAGTCGGATCCGCCCAGTCGATTAATTTTAGGCCGCTTGCCTTCTGCCGCGACATATTTTTGAACTAAATTAAGTTGGGTTACCGGAATGAAAAGCTGTCCACTACCTTGGTATTGGATAGTGAGGTAATCTTGGTGTACCCCGTCAACTTCCATGGTGGTCATTCCCAAATATTTACCAATCCCGTGATTAACGTGCACCACAAAATCCCCAGGCTTTAGCTCGGTATAGCTTTTTAGCCGTTCTGCGTTTTCAATGTGCTGTTGCCGTGGACGTTTTTTGCGTACCTTGGCAAACAGTTCTTTTTCCGTAAGCACCACCAGTTTGGCATCCGGCATTTCAAACCCTTGCGAGAAAGATTGACCAATGATGTTGACCGCCCCGATAATTACCCGGTCTGCTTGCACAGTTTGTGAAGCAATTTCAAAGTCGTGCAACGTGCTGGCAATTTTACTTTGGCGCTCCTTAGAATTTGCAAAAATCAAGACGGTGGCGTGCCGACTCATCCACCGTTCTACTTCGCCTTTTAAGACCGGCATTTGACCAAAGAACTCCTGCACCGCCCTAGTGGTGATTTCCGTGAGTTGGTCAAACTTAAGCCGCCCCATTCCCTTTTGGAACATTGACAAAAAGACTTGGGATTGCTTTTTTTGCCGAATCAATTGCCGAATTTCTAAGCCAAACGGGTCGTTATCTAGCAAAACGTTATTTTTCAACTGATCCACAATCCAGCTTGCTTCGTTTTTCTGGATATCTAACTCCGCATCTAAGATCCGTGGGTAGTCATCAACCACCAGCACCCCGTCGGCCAAATAGTCGAGCAACGAATTCGGTTTTGCGTAAAGTTGCTTGGTGTAAATTACGTCTTCTGGAATAATCTGGTGTTTTCGCCACCGGTCCGTAACTTCCGCAATGTTTTGTTGTAAAGCTTCCTGGTCGTCTTCATCCAGACGCTTGCGTGCAGCTTGGACCTGCTTTTGCAGTTTTTCAATCCCCTGACTAAATTGTTCTTCCGTCACAATTAAATCCGTTGCCGGCAGAATCTTAGTCTGGGTGATATTTTCAATGCTACGCTGGTTATTTTGGTCGAAAGTACGGAGCGAATCCACTTCGACATCGAAAAAGTCCACCCGGACCGGAACGTCTTGATTAAGTGGAAAAATATCCACAATCGAGCCTCGAACGGCAAATTCCGACTTCTTTTCCACCTGCTCGACCCGTTGATAGCCCAACTGAGTCAGCTGGCGAATCAATTCTTGCGGATCATATTCTTCGCCCACGGTAAGTTCCAGCTGGGCCTGCTTAACGTCAGCTGCAGCGGGGACCATCCGGCGGAATCCCGAGGCCGAGGTGACGTAAACTCCCAACTGACGATTAGCAAGGGCGTTTAAGAATCGCACCCGGGCCGTCCGGTAGTTAGGTGAACTAGTCGCCACTTCCGCCGCAATAATCTCTTCGGCGGGAAACCAATACGCTTGCAAATCTAGCTGTCCCTCTGCCAAATCGTTATATAAACGTTCTGCGTGCGCTAAGCTATCCGTCACCACCAAAACCGGGCGTTGTTGGCTTTGCAATAGCGCATTCAAAAAAAGTTGTTTAGCAGGTTCCAATAATCCGGTCACTAATTGCCGCGTTTGCGGCCCTAAGTTACTAGTAACTTCATTGACCGCTTTGGTATCTGCAAAAATCTTTTCAATATTCATACTTGCCCCACTAATTGTATTGATTCATCAATTGACTGAATTCTGCGCCCGCTAACCAGTCGTCGAGTGCCGCAACTGCATTTTGGACGCCAATTTCAAAGTCAGCTTGTTGTTCTTTAGTAAACCTTCCGAGTACGTAATCGACCACCTTTTGGTGTGCAGGATGCTCAATTCCCACTCGGAGACGCCGAAATTTTTCGGTACCTAAATGGGCAATCAAGCTCTTGATCCCGTTGTGACCGCCTGCCGAACCCTTTTGGCGTAACCGAATTTTACCTACCGGCATGTCCATGTCATCATAAACCACGATCAAGTCCGTTAAGGCTAAATCATAGTAATCCATCAAGGGACGCACGGCCCGCCCGGAATCGTTCATGTAGGTGGTTGGTTTCACTAATAAAACCTTTTCACCATTTAAGAAAAATTCGCCCACCATGGCTTGGTGATGGATCTTAAAATGCTCCACCCCATACTTTTTAGCTAGCGCGTCCACCACCATAAACCCGGTATTATGTCGCGTTTGATCATATTCTTTTCCAATGTTCCCTAAACCAACAATCATTTTCATTATTTATCATCCTCATACGCAAAAATAGCTGAAAGGAATCCGCCCCTTCAGCTTGAGCTCGTTTTAAATAATCTTATCATATATCATTATAAAAGCTTAGATTTTACTTTCATTCCCCCGACAATTATTTTAGACAAACTTATTCTCATTCTGAAATTAGGTCTCAACTTTCCCCTGTTAAAATGCTATAATACTCTGGTGGACCAAATATATAATCTAATAAATGAAGGGAATGGATATTATGTCTAATATTCAAAATCATCAAAAAGTTGTCCTCGTCGGTGACGGTGCCGTAGGTTCTAGTTACGCATTCGCGATGGCACAACAAGGAATCGCTGAAGAATTCGTCATTGTCGACGTTGTTAAGGATCGTACAGTTGGGGACGCATTGGACCTTGAAGATGCTACTCCATTCACAGCTCCAAAGAACATCTACTCTGGTGAATACTCAGACTGCAAGGATGCTGACTTAGTTGTTATCACAGCTGGCGCACCACAAAAGCCAGGTGAAACACGTCTTGACCTTGTTAACAAGAACTTGAACATCCTTTCAACAATTGTTAAGCCAGTTGTTGATTCTGGTTTTGATGGTATCTTCCTTGTTGCTGCTAACCCAGTTGATATCCTTACTTACGCAACATGGAAATTCTCTGGCTTCCCTAAGGAAAAAGTTATCGGTTCAGGTATCTCACTTGACACAGCTCGTTTGCGCGTAGCTCTTGGTAAGAAATTCAACGTTAGCCCAGAATCTGTAGATGCTTACATCTTAGGTGAACATGGTGACAGTGAATTTGCTGCTTACTCATCAGCTACAATCGGTACAAAGCCATTGCTTGAAATCGCTAAAGAAGAAGGCGTTTCAACTGACGAATTGGCTGAAATCGAAGACAGCGTACGTAACAAAGCTTACGAAATCATCAACAAGAAGGGTGCTACATTCTACGGTGTTGGTACTGCCTTGATGCGGATTTCTAAAGCAATCCTTCGCGACGAAAATGCTGTACTACCTGTTGGTGCATACATGGACGGCGAATACGGTTTGAACGACATTTACATTGGTACTCCTGCAGTTATCAATGGTCAAGGTCTAAACCGCGTTATCGAAGCACCACTTAGCGATGACGAAAAGAAGAAGATGACTGACTCAGCAACTACTTTGAAGAAAGTTCTTACTGACGGTCTAAACGCTCTTGCTGAAAAACAAGACAAATAATAATTAAATTTATTAACGAAAGCACCGGTTGCAACCGGTGCTTTTTTTGTGCTCACCTTTCTTTATCGCCATTTTCTCCCCAATCTTGTACCAAAAATGAGTAATTACGTAAATATTGATGCCAAAGGCCGATTTTTTTGTTAAGATTCGCATAGTAGACTTGATATATCAGAAATATTACAGTAATGTTACAGAAGAAAGTAAAAGCAAAGAAAGAATCAATTCATTTGGGGGAAGTACTATGCAACAACGAAAACATCAGCACCAGCGACCACACCATTCAAAAATTGCCATCACGGTTGGTGCAGTGGTTATTTTGGGATTGGGCTACGCCGGTATCGCCCACCATTACCAAAATAGCAAAACCTTTATGCCAAACACAACGTTAGCGGGCACTAACGTAGGCGGCAAAACTGCTGCCCAAGCACAGCAGTTGATTGAAAACCACTTAAGTAATCAAAAATTAAATTTGACTGCGAACGGCAAAGTTGTAAAAAAGGTTGACCTTGCTGACGCGGGAATCAGTTCAACCAGTCGCCAGTCAATCACTAGCGCAATCAAATCACAAAATGGATGGGCCTGGCCCCTTCATCTAATGCACGTAGCCAACGCTGCAGACAAACCTTCCGTTAGTCTTGATCAGGCGGGCACTAAAAAGTTAAATGCCTATGCTAAAACTACCGCTGACGAACTAAATCAAAAACTAAATTCTAATACCAAATCAACTGCTCACGTTGTTAGTCCAGAAATTCTGGCACAGCAAATTCAAGCCAGCACTGCTAGAGGCGCTCAAGAGTTGGACCTAAAAAAAACCTACTATTCGAAGAAGAATAATGCTGCTCAGGTTAAACTTCAACGGATTCAAGCCGAAAATGAAAAAATCACCTATGACGTAAACGGCAATACCGTGGTGATTCCTAAAACCACTATAAAAAGTTGGCTCGACGTTAAAACCGATTCTCAAGGCCAGCAAAAATTAAGCGTGGATCAATCCAAAGTAAAGGCTTATTTAGCGGATTTAAACCAAAAATACGCTACTTACGGAGCGGACGTGACCTTCAACAGTACTAAGCGCGGTACCCAAACCGTTAAGGATGGAATTTTTGGTTGGTCAATCAACACCACGGCCGATGCCGCTAACCTAAGTACCAACATTCTAAAAGGCGCTAGTTTTACCCAAAAAGCTACCATCGTTGGTTCGGGGCAATCTTTGAAAAAGGGTGACCTTGGCTCTACGTATGTAGAAGTCGATAAAACTAACCAACACATGTGGTTCTATAAGGATGGTAAACTGCAAATTTCTACCGACGTGGTAACTGGTAAGCCATCGAACGGTAACACCACGCCTACGGGAGTCTTTTACGTTTGGAACAAAGAACGTAACGCAACGTTACGCGGCAAAAACGATGATGGTTCCAACTACGCTTCTCCAGTAAGCTACTGGATGCCGATTGACTACACCGGAGTGGGCCTCCACGACGCTCCTTGGCAACCTAAATTCGGTGGTGACTGGTATAAGTCGCACGGCTCACACGGCTGTGTTAACACCCCACCCGCCACAATGAAAAAATTGTTCGATGCTGTTCCAGTTGGAACTCCGGTAGTGGTATTCTAATACCTTAATCTATGCTATTATTAAAAATAGATTAAGATATGGAGGGTAATCCATAATGTTATTAAAATCAATGGTTAAACCCAAGCAACGGCTAACTACCGTCCAAGAAGATGCCACACTTGAAGAAGCTCTTAAAATTTTAGAAGATTCTGGTTTCCGGTGCGTTCCCATTTTAGATAAAACCGGGCGCCTTTTCCGCGGAAATATTTATAAAATGCACATTTACCGGCATAAGTCGCGGGGTGGCTCAATGCAAGACCCGGTGACCAGTCTATTGAAAAACGCGACCAAGTATATTAACTTAAGTGCCGCGTTCTTCACCGTATTTTTTACCATCAAGGATTTACCTTACATCACCGTTTTAGATGATAATAATTATTTCTACGGGATTTTAACCCATGCGCGCCTGCTAGACGCCCTTTCCCAATCTTGGAATACTAACGTAGGGAGTTACGTAATCACGGTGGTTTCTAGTGACGAACGCGGTGATTTAGCAACTAGCGCAAAAATCATTACAAAGTATACTTCCATTGCAAGCGTCATTACTTTGGACTCTAACGAAGATGAACTGATTCATCGGACGTTGTTTACCTTACCAGCGGGAGTTCCACCAAAAAAGCTACAACGCATTATTAGCAATTTAGAGCGAAAAGGTTTCAAAGTCCCTGAGGTTGAGGATTTACAATCGCATCGTTTAGCTTAGATTATTAAAAATAGCGACCAGGAAAATTCCTGGTCGCTATTTTTTGTGGGCTATTACAGTGTTGTGAGTAACGTTTGCTGTAATGGTCCTTTATGTATTCGCAACCAGACCCAAACTAACTTTAAGGGCCTCGTTGACGCGTTTCATCTTTTGGCCGTCCAACCGGCCAATTCGATCATGTAGACGTTGTTTATCAATTGTTCGAATCTGTTCCA encodes:
- the mfd gene encoding transcription-repair coupling factor, which codes for MNIEKIFADTKAVNEVTSNLGPQTRQLVTGLLEPAKQLFLNALLQSQQRPVLVVTDSLAHAERLYNDLAEGQLDLQAYWFPAEEIIAAEVATSSPNYRTARVRFLNALANRQLGVYVTSASGFRRMVPAAADVKQAQLELTVGEEYDPQELIRQLTQLGYQRVEQVEKKSEFAVRGSIVDIFPLNQDVPVRVDFFDVEVDSLRTFDQNNQRSIENITQTKILPATDLIVTEEQFSQGIEKLQKQVQAARKRLDEDDQEALQQNIAEVTDRWRKHQIIPEDVIYTKQLYAKPNSLLDYLADGVLVVDDYPRILDAELDIQKNEASWIVDQLKNNVLLDNDPFGLEIRQLIRQKKQSQVFLSMFQKGMGRLKFDQLTEITTRAVQEFFGQMPVLKGEVERWMSRHATVLIFANSKERQSKIASTLHDFEIASQTVQADRVIIGAVNIIGQSFSQGFEMPDAKLVVLTEKELFAKVRKKRPRQQHIENAERLKSYTELKPGDFVVHVNHGIGKYLGMTTMEVDGVHQDYLTIQYQGSGQLFIPVTQLNLVQKYVAAEGKRPKINRLGGSDWAKTKQHVASKIEDIADDLIELYAKREAEKGFAFPPDDDLQLQFENDFPYTETPDQLRSIKEVKEDMEKPRPMDRLLVGDVGYGKTEVALRAAFKAIEGGKQVAILVPTTILAQQHFDTMNDRFEDYPVTTAMLSRFQTNAQIKEALEGLADGTIDIVVGTHRLLSKDVQFKDLGLLVIDEEQRFGVKHKERIKALRSQVDVLTLTATPIPRTLNMSMIGVRDLSVIETPPTNRYPIQTYVVEENAGIIREGIMREIRRDGQVFFLHNRVQDIEKVVAQIEALVPEARVAYIHGQMTEKQLEDILFDFIEGEYDVLVTTTIIETGIDIPNANTLFVENADHMGLSQLYQLRGRIGRSSRVAYAYFLYQRDRVLTELGEKRLEAIKDFTELGSGFKIAMRDLSIRGAGNLLGKQQHGFIDSVGYDLYTQMLADAVKQKQGKQVPKRSDSEIDLEIEAFLPSTYIEDPQQKIEFYKRLRQVDSTEGLMDVVDDLIDRFGEYPTEVANLIKVTELKLHADAAQVEKIERKNGNLFITLTPAASQRISGENVFAALSVTKLRATVAESNDKMHIKLVIQPQMQQSDWFEQLMSYVKKLAEYL
- the pth gene encoding aminoacyl-tRNA hydrolase encodes the protein MKMIVGLGNIGKEYDQTRHNTGFMVVDALAKKYGVEHFKIHHQAMVGEFFLNGEKVLLVKPTTYMNDSGRAVRPLMDYYDLALTDLIVVYDDMDMPVGKIRLRQKGSAGGHNGIKSLIAHLGTEKFRRLRVGIEHPAHQKVVDYVLGRFTKEQQADFEIGVQNAVAALDDWLAGAEFSQLMNQYN
- a CDS encoding L-lactate dehydrogenase, with the protein product MSNIQNHQKVVLVGDGAVGSSYAFAMAQQGIAEEFVIVDVVKDRTVGDALDLEDATPFTAPKNIYSGEYSDCKDADLVVITAGAPQKPGETRLDLVNKNLNILSTIVKPVVDSGFDGIFLVAANPVDILTYATWKFSGFPKEKVIGSGISLDTARLRVALGKKFNVSPESVDAYILGEHGDSEFAAYSSATIGTKPLLEIAKEEGVSTDELAEIEDSVRNKAYEIINKKGATFYGVGTALMRISKAILRDENAVLPVGAYMDGEYGLNDIYIGTPAVINGQGLNRVIEAPLSDDEKKKMTDSATTLKKVLTDGLNALAEKQDK
- a CDS encoding L,D-transpeptidase/peptidoglycan binding protein codes for the protein MQQRKHQHQRPHHSKIAITVGAVVILGLGYAGIAHHYQNSKTFMPNTTLAGTNVGGKTAAQAQQLIENHLSNQKLNLTANGKVVKKVDLADAGISSTSRQSITSAIKSQNGWAWPLHLMHVANAADKPSVSLDQAGTKKLNAYAKTTADELNQKLNSNTKSTAHVVSPEILAQQIQASTARGAQELDLKKTYYSKKNNAAQVKLQRIQAENEKITYDVNGNTVVIPKTTIKSWLDVKTDSQGQQKLSVDQSKVKAYLADLNQKYATYGADVTFNSTKRGTQTVKDGIFGWSINTTADAANLSTNILKGASFTQKATIVGSGQSLKKGDLGSTYVEVDKTNQHMWFYKDGKLQISTDVVTGKPSNGNTTPTGVFYVWNKERNATLRGKNDDGSNYASPVSYWMPIDYTGVGLHDAPWQPKFGGDWYKSHGSHGCVNTPPATMKKLFDAVPVGTPVVVF
- the cbpA gene encoding cyclic di-AMP binding protein CbpA; the protein is MLLKSMVKPKQRLTTVQEDATLEEALKILEDSGFRCVPILDKTGRLFRGNIYKMHIYRHKSRGGSMQDPVTSLLKNATKYINLSAAFFTVFFTIKDLPYITVLDDNNYFYGILTHARLLDALSQSWNTNVGSYVITVVSSDERGDLATSAKIITKYTSIASVITLDSNEDELIHRTLFTLPAGVPPKKLQRIISNLERKGFKVPEVEDLQSHRLA